In Torulaspora globosa chromosome 1, complete sequence, a genomic segment contains:
- a CDS encoding DEAD/DEAH box helicase (similar to Saccharomyces cerevisiae YHL050C), producing the protein MKLGYIIIDEFHNLLSETYRSSRFKRMRNLNFDAFEKTLFFSATAPPDIAEGALHQIGFKGLERAPTSVEQVTDQVKITPKQPCANLVAEMPLGHIHKEFKSSDDPKLEAVKMLRGLFKRRPNSKAIVVVNEISLVEALASEWAPLFNLVWVHGNLSSEQKAARARSFMNDGSKELLIGTKLVTEGISIASLKMVIIINFSPNILEFIQMIGRLRESGLCFLLRGEGRYPSYNDPLLPAVKEACLAAQIRKFYNLELVPGSNPHSGCCEAFETLPVATQHLQGDVDIMADVVGTDGYVSRTSGGLTSANNNLPFRTADAKRFKSNYHGWEGFSEIFYFLGFRGYALSNLFLYGIDIHFCPWGVFTAYGKCKDCGACLCPRPDGTAETQGKSYRRIAIEVLAVRRMLLDDEQFEEHLKEIEPYYKDPFPYLTEFHKEVTLEMPIVWYLNLLSSKKPIRALESERGVRLSGVFSKTAREIYETYRCLWHRLSEQQINVAQLFFNFEWTALRQIWEHKDHTEELVECPEIEQIFGRIRSQSSGRFQGAGYLKEQFGEQHLKRKRGYRCSTSSFPDWKLYLLMQIGLFYNASLMKQVKLLVEQTYLHEEVQFPIWKK; encoded by the coding sequence ATGAAGCTCGGATATATCATTATTGATGAGTTTCACAACTTGCTGAGCGAAACGTACCGCTCCAGCCGCTTCAAGAGAATGCGGAATCTGAACTTTGACGCCTTTGAAAAGACCCTGTTTTTCAGTGCCACTGCTCCTCCAGACATTGCGGAGGGGGCGTTACATCAGATCGGCTTCAAAGGGCTGGAAAGAGCTCCGACAAGTGTGGAGCAGGTTACCGACCAAGTAAAGATTACTCCAAAGCAACCTTGTGCTAACCTTGTCGCTGAGATGCCCCTGGGACATATTCACAAagagttcaaaagctcTGACGACCCCAAACTGGAGGCTGTAAAGATGCTGCGAGGGCTGTTTAAACGTCGGCCAAACTCGAAGGCCATCGTCGTTGTCAATGAGATCAGCCTCGTGGAGGCGTTGGCAAGCGAATGGGCGCCTCTATTCAACCTTGTGTGGGTACATGGAAACTTGTCCTCTGAGCAGAAGGCTGCGCGGGCGCGGTCCTTCATGAACGACGGCAGCAAAGAACTGCTGATCGGGACGAAGCTGGTAACGGAGGGCATCAGTATTGCGAGCCTAAAGATGGtgatcatcatcaattTCAGTCCCAATATATTGGAATTCATCCAGATGATTGGGCGGCTGAGAGAGTCAGGACTGTGTTTTCTTCTGAGAGGCGAAGGCAGATATCCAAGTTATAATGATCCTTTGCTGCCGGCAGTGAAAGAAGCCTGTCTAGCTGCTCAGATACGAAAGTTCTATAACCTTGAATTGGTCCCTGGTTCAAATCCGCACAGTGGGTGCTGTGAAGCATTTGAAACTTTGCCTGTAGCTACCCAACATCTGCAGGGAGATGTAGATATAATGGCGGACGTGGTAGGGACAGACGGGTACGTGAGCCGCACCTCTGGCGGTTTGACTTCAGCCAACAACAACCTCCCATTCCGCACTGCTGATGCGAAGAGATTCAAAAGTAATTATCACGGATGGGAGGGCTTTAGCGAAATCTTTTATTTTCTGGGATTCAGGGGATACGCTCTGAGCAACCTATTTCTCTACGGTATTGACATCCATTTTTGCCCTTGGGGAGTTTTCACGGCCTATGGAAAATGCAAAGATTGCGGTGCCTGTCTGTGTCCTCGACCAGACGGAACAGCAGAGACACAAGGAAAGTCATATCGCCGCATTGCTATAGAGGTTCTCGCTGTCCGGAGaatgctgctggatgatgaacaatttgaagaacatcTGAAGGAGATAGAGCCCTACTACAAGGACCCATTCCCATATCTCACTGAGTTCCATAAAGAGGTGACATTGGAAATGCCAATAGTGTGGTATCTGAATCTGctgagctcgaagaaaccAATAAGAGCTCTTGAATCAGAGAGGGGCGTCCGTCTCAGTGGTGTCTTTTCGAAAACCGCCAGAGAAATTTACGAGACATACCGTTGCTTATGGCACAGATTGAGCGAACAACAAATAAATGTAGCGCAGTTGtttttcaactttgaaTGGACTGCTCTACGGCAGATCTGGGAACATAAAGATCACACAGAAGAATTGGTCGAATGtcctgaaattgaacagatATTTGGCCGCATCCGTTCGCAAAGCAGCGGTAGGTTTCAAGGCGCAGGTTACCTGAAAGAACAGTTTGGAGAACAGCATTTAAAGCGCAAACGGGGCTACAGATGTAGCACGTCGTCGTTTCCAGATTGGAAATTGTACCTCCTCATGCAAATAGGTCTGTTCTACAACGCTTCTCTTATGAAGCAAGTGAAGCTGCTTGTGGAACAGACCTATTTGCATGAGGAGGTACAATTTCCAATCTGGAAAAAGTGA
- a CDS encoding uncharacterized protein (similar to Saccharomyces cerevisiae YHL049C), with amino-acid sequence MTRCYDLASLTPKRCAMRSCFNSFVYKESLIKKFRRDTIKQYSVRIAPILFLLLRVNRLSIFAAYKKPRGSAGYTEIDTGKLQTAFADKESRDIDVTYLSQVCVDMMKGKDTLGHVLETLVMCCAIKFGSSVPSRFIPDDSDNEEDEDEDDETHKVGTPAAGNDDMKGIRNPKSARGIRKTLDSLKAFLTFACMCSAADDDLFDDESGTPMWKWITTVYHKTVEEEENLNRYQISLVPSAQGIMILGKLFDRSYIRDFYFECHSVFRENFEKLDKLFFMPTVDQIAGAILRNRDVSFREAKRGTDKFWDGGSLLHLIPVEYRQVLMPKFRREKHGRLSEAVNKQVAHAVDEIACTLMWMVYFAAGFPYRFPELQLLAFSGPQRNVYVEDVSRRVQLFCDYNKTGATAPILKTTSPPLVLFHCRS; translated from the coding sequence ATGACTCGCTGTTATGATCTTGCTTCCTTGACTCCTAAACGTTGTGCCATGAGGAGTTGCTTCAACAGCTTTGTTTATAAGGAatctttgataaagaaATTCCGGCGCGACACAATCAAGCAGTACAGTGTCAGAATAGCGCCAATTTTGTTTTTACTGCTACGTGTTAACCGTTTATCTATTTTTGCTGCCTATAAGAAACCTAGGGGCTCGGCGGGCTACACTGAGATCGATACTGGCAAGCTTCAGACGGCATTTGCCGATAAGGAGAGTAGGGACATTGATGTGACTTACTTGTCTCAAGTGTGCGTTGATATGATGAAAGGAAAAGACACGCTTGGCCATGTCCTTGAAACCTTGGTTATGTGCTGTGCGATAAAGTTTGGTTCGTCTGTGCCTAGCAGGTTTATTCCCGATGATTCAgacaacgaagaagacgaagatgaggatgacgaaacACATAAGGTCGGAACTCCTGCTGCGGGCAACGACGACATGAAGGGAATCAGGAATCCCAAATCAGCAAGGGGTATCAGAAAAACCTTGGACAGTTTGAAAGCGTTCCTGACATTCGCCTGCATGTGCTCTGctgcagatgatgatcttttcgatgacgaaTCTGGTACTCCAATGTGGAAATGGATCACGACAGTTTACCATAAAACAGttgaggaggaggagaacCTTAATCGCTACCAGATATCCCTGGTGCCCTCAGCGCAAGGAATTATGATTCTGGGTAAGCTGTTTGATCGCAGTTACATTCGTGATTTTTACTTTGAGTGCCATTCTGTCTTTAGGGAgaatttcgaaaaattgGACAAACTGTTCTTCATGCCCACTGTGGATCAAATTGCAGGAGCCATCTTGAGGAATCGCGATGTCTCCTTCAGAGAAGCAAAAAGGGGCACAGACAAGTTTTGGGATGGAGGATCACTGTTGCATCTGATTCCCGTAGAATATCGTCAAGTCTTGATGCCTAAATTCAGGAGGGAGAAACATGGAAGACTATCAGAAGCAGTCAACAAACAGGTTGCCCATGCTGTCGATGAAATCGCATGTACCTTGATGTGGATGGTGTACTTTGCAGCTGGATTCCCGTACCGTTTCCCAGAGTTGCAGCTCCTTGCCTTCAGCGGCCCTCAAAGAAATGTCTACGTTGAGGACGTTTCCAGACGCGTGCAGCTCTTTTGCGATTACAACAAAACCGGCGCAACAGCTCCGATCCTAAAGACTACTTCCCCCCCACTTGTTCTATTTCATTGTCGTTCTTAG